The proteins below are encoded in one region of Populus alba chromosome 2, ASM523922v2, whole genome shotgun sequence:
- the LOC118049425 gene encoding myosin-16 isoform X2, with protein sequence MGMPANVEIGSHVWVEDPEVAWIDGIVINIEQDQVEVQTSDGKTVAVSSSRIYPNDVEAPSGGVDDMTRLQYLHEPAVLHNLATRYEINEIYTYSGNILIAVNPFQPLSHLYDDYMMERYKGAPIEGLSPHVFTIADVAYREMIKEGRSNSILVSGESGAGKTETTKMLMRYLAYLGGHSGAEGRTVEQQVLESNPVLEAFGNAKTAKNNNSSRFGKFVEIQFDKKGRISGAAIRTYLLERSRVCQISDPERNYHCFYLLCAAPQEEIEKYKLGNPKSFHYLNQSNCYELVGVSDAQEYITTRRAMDVVGINVKEQDAIFRVVAAILHLGNINFDKDEDIDSAVVKDEQSLFHLQMTAELLMCDPLSLEDALCKRVMITPEEIIKRSLDPHAAAVSRDGLAKTIYSRLFEWLVDKINVSIGQDPNSKCLIGILDIYGFESFKANSFEQFCINFTNEKLQQHFNQHVFKMEQEQYAKEEISWNYVEFVDNQDVLDLIEKKPGGIIALLDEACMFPKSTHETFAQKLYQTFKDHKRFIKPKLTRSDFTIVHYAGEVQYQSGQFLDKNKYYVVAEHQDLLSASKCSFIAGLFPPLSEESAKPSKFSSICSRFKIQLQQLMDILNSTEPYYIRCVKPNNLLKPATFDNINVIQQLRSGGVLEVIRIKCAGYPAHRTFSEFLIRFGILAPEIFKGNYEEKVACKWILEKMELKGYLMGKTKLFLRSEQMAELDAKKARLLRNSATVIQRHIRTYTTRKDYIVLRTSSIHIQSHWRGRLARELYKYKRKEVAAVKIQKNLRRQLARRAYTDIRISALVVQTGFRAMAARKDFRFREQTKAATVIQTCWRCHRAVSYYKKLKKASVISQSRWRGRTVKNSEAATIIQAYWRRYRAVSYYKKLKKASAISQCTWRRRTAGKKHSNVKMAIRETGSDEEENYKLEKQVEELRCCFPSEKHPKMDLEEAKAQEIDVSWFSLQTSQNKVDETNALPPEEHCAALRTIAVHPAVIETSTPISDSKKVENLNAEVKKLKALLLSEKQRADNFERTYAEVCKLSEKRRRKLEETERRVYQLQASLNKMLYSMSDQFAELKMILYASSNSNSTSLPIKIDVQADVAPDNSDASSSDSDFTFPVPALTSVDFSSPDPNAFQLIVQDLSTTEISGSDNGDKEGAFDDFF encoded by the exons ATG GGAATGCCGGCGAATGTGGAAATTGGTTCTCATGTTTGGGTTGAAGATCCTGAAGTAGCTTGGATAGATGGAATTGTAATTAATATTGAACAAGATCAAGTTGAGGTTCAAACTAGTGATGGAAAGACA GTTGCTGTAAGTTCATCGAGGATTTATCCGAATGATGTGGAGGCTCCTTCCGGTGGAGTTGATGACATGACTAGGCTGCAGTATTTGCATGAGCCTGCAGTCCTTCACAATTTGGCAACTAGATATGAAATCAATGAAATTTAT ACTTATAGCGGAAACATTCTAATTGCTGTCAATCCGTTTCAACCACTCTCACATTTATACGATGATTACATGATGGAGCGATATAAAGGAGCCCCGATTGAAGGACTAAGCCCTCATGTTTTTACAATTGCTGATGTTGCATATAG GGAAATGATCAAAGAGGGTAGAAGCAACTCAATTCTGGTCAGCGGTGAAAGTGGGGCTGGTAAGACCGAAACAACTAAAATGCTCATGCGCTACCTTGCATATTTGGGTGGCCATTCTGGTGCTGAAGGACGGACTGTTGAACAGCAAGTTCTAGaa TCAAATCCAGTTCTTGAAGCATTTGGCAACGCGAAGActgctaaaaataacaattctaG CCGTTTTGGAAAATTTGTTGAGATCCAGTTTGATAAGAAGGGAAGAATATCTGGAGCAGCTATCAGAACTTATCTTCTCGAGAGGTCTCGTGTTTGCCAAATTTCTGACCCAGAGCGCAACTATCACTGTTTTTACCTTTTATGTGCTGCACCACAAGAG GAGATTGAGAAATATAAGCTGGGAAATCCCAAGTCTTTTCACTACCTTAATCAATCCAATTGCTATGAGCTGGTTGGTGTTAGTGATGCCCAAGAGTATATCACCACTAGGAGAGCCATGGATGTTGTGGGGATAAATGTGAAAGAGCAG GATGCTATTTTCAGAGTTGTGGCTGCGATTCTTCATCTCGGTAATATCAATTTTGACAAGGATGAAGACATTGATTCAGCTGTAGTAAAAGATGAGCAATCCCTATTTCATCTTCAAATGACAGCAGAGCTTCTCAT GTGCGATCCTCTTTCATTGGAAGATGCACTATGCAAGCGTGTAATGATAACCCCAGAAGAAATCATCAAGAGAAGTCTTGATCCTCATGCTGCAGCAGTCAGCAGGGATGGTTTGGCCAAGACAATATATTCTCGCTTGTTTGAGTG GTTGGTGGATAAAATTAATGTCTCCATTGGGCAAGATCCTAACTCAAAGTGCCTGATTGGGATCCTTGACATTTATGGTTTCGAAAGCTTTAAGGCTAACAG TTTCGAACAGTTTTGCATTAATTTTACAAATGAAAAGCTGCAACAACACTTCAACCAG CATGTATTCAAGATGGAGCAAGAGCAGTATGCAAAAGAGGAAATCAGTTGGAACTATGTGGAATTTGTTGATAATCAAGATGTTCTGGATCTTATTGAGAAG AAACCGGGTGGGATAATTGCTCTACTTGACGAAGCATg CATGTTTCCAAAATCAACTCACGAGACATTTGCACAAAAGCTCTACCAAACATTCAAAGACCATAAGCGGTTCATCAAGCCAAAATTGACTCGCTCGGATTTTACCATTGTTCATTATGCTGGAGAG GTTCAATATCAGTCTGGTCAATTTTtagacaaaaacaaatactacgTGGTTGCTGAACATCAAGATTTGTTGAGTGCTTCAAAATGCTCTTTTATAGCAGGCCTCTTTCCTCCACTTTCAGAGGAGTCAGCCAAACCATCCAAGTTCTCATCCATTTGTTCCCGTTTTAAG ATCCAACTACAGCAATTGATGGATATACTGAATTCCACAGAGCCATACTACATTAGATGTGTGAaaccaaataatttattaaaacctGCCACATTTGACAATATCAATGTCATTCAACAGTTACGTTCTGGT GGAGTTCTAGAGGTAATCAGAATCAAATGTGCCGGTTACCCTGCTCATAGGACCTTCTCTGAATTCCTAATTCGATTTGGTATTCTTGCTCCAGAGATTTTTAAAGGGAA TTATGAAGAAAAGGTGGCATGCAAATGGATTCTGGAAAAGATGGAGCTCAAAGGATATCTG ATGGGGAAAACAAAGTTGTTTCTAAGATCTGAACAGATGGCTGAGCTAGATGCAAAAAAAGCAAGATTACTTCGCAACTCAGCTACAGTTATCCAAAGGCACATTAGAACTTACACTACTCGTAAAGATTACATTGTATTGCGGACGTCCTCTATTCATATACAATCTCATTGGAGAG GAAGGCTTGCTCGTGAATTATACAAGTACAAGCGAAAGGAGGTGGCAGCtgtcaaaattcaaaagaatttgcgAAGACAATTGGCCAGAAGGGCATATACCGATATTAGAATATCTGCACTTGTGGTGCAAACAGGTTTTCGGGCAATGGCTGCACGTAAGGATTTCAGATTTAGAGAGCAAACCAAGGCAGCAACTGTTATTCAG ACTTGTTGGCGCTGTCATAGAGCTGTGTCATACTATAAGAAGCTGAAGAAAGCATCAGTTATTTCACAAAGCAGATGGAGGGGAAGAACGGTCAAGAATTCAGAGGCCGCAACTATCATTCAG GCTTACTGGCGTCGCTATAGAGCTGTGTCTTACtataagaaactaaaaaaagcaTCAGCTATCTCTCAGTGCACATGGAGGAGAAGAACTGCTGGGAAGAAGCATTCAAATGTAAAGATG GCAATAAGAGAAACAGGttcagatgaagaagaaaattataaacttgaaaaacaagTGGAGGAACTCAGATGCTGTTTTCCATCAGAAAAACATCCAAAG ATGGACTTGGAAGAAGCAAAAGCACAAGAAATAGATGTTTCGTGGTTTTCTCTACAAACTTCCCAAAACAAAGTTGATGAAACAAATGCATTGCCTCCGGAGGAACATTGTGCTGCGCTGAGAACAATTGCAGTTCATCCTGCTGTAATAGAAACCTCAACTCCAATCTCAGATTCTAAGAAGGTTGAGAACCTCAATGCTGAAGTGAAAAAATTGAAG GCCTTGTTGTTGTCAGAAAAACAAAGAGCTGATAATTTTGAAAGGACATATGCAGAAGTCTGCAAATTAAGTGAAAAAAGACGCAGAAAACTAGAAGAAACTGAACGAAGAGTCTATCAACTTCAGGCCTCACTGAACAA GATGTTATATTCCATGTCCGATCAATTTGCAGAGCTGAAAATGATCTTATATGCTTCATCAAACTCGAATTCAACTTCCCTGCCCATTAAAATTGATGTTCAGGCTGATGTTGCTCCCGATAACTCTGATGCCTCATCCAGTGACTCTGATTTCACTTTTCCAGTTCCTGCCCTTACCTCAGTTGACTTCTCTTCCCCTGATCCTAATGCTTTCCAGCTGATAGTTCAGGATCTTTCAACAACAGAAATTTCAG GTTCTGATAACGGTGATAAAGAGGGTGCATTTGATGACTTCTTCTGA
- the LOC118049425 gene encoding myosin-16 isoform X1 gives MGMPANVEIGSHVWVEDPEVAWIDGIVINIEQDQVEVQTSDGKTVAVSSSRIYPNDVEAPSGGVDDMTRLQYLHEPAVLHNLATRYEINEIYTYSGNILIAVNPFQPLSHLYDDYMMERYKGAPIEGLSPHVFTIADVAYREMIKEGRSNSILVSGESGAGKTETTKMLMRYLAYLGGHSGAEGRTVEQQVLESNPVLEAFGNAKTAKNNNSSRFGKFVEIQFDKKGRISGAAIRTYLLERSRVCQISDPERNYHCFYLLCAAPQEEIEKYKLGNPKSFHYLNQSNCYELVGVSDAQEYITTRRAMDVVGINVKEQDAIFRVVAAILHLGNINFDKDEDIDSAVVKDEQSLFHLQMTAELLMCDPLSLEDALCKRVMITPEEIIKRSLDPHAAAVSRDGLAKTIYSRLFEWLVDKINVSIGQDPNSKCLIGILDIYGFESFKANSFEQFCINFTNEKLQQHFNQHVFKMEQEQYAKEEISWNYVEFVDNQDVLDLIEKKPGGIIALLDEACMFPKSTHETFAQKLYQTFKDHKRFIKPKLTRSDFTIVHYAGEVQYQSGQFLDKNKYYVVAEHQDLLSASKCSFIAGLFPPLSEESAKPSKFSSICSRFKIQLQQLMDILNSTEPYYIRCVKPNNLLKPATFDNINVIQQLRSGGVLEVIRIKCAGYPAHRTFSEFLIRFGILAPEIFKGNSYEEKVACKWILEKMELKGYLMGKTKLFLRSEQMAELDAKKARLLRNSATVIQRHIRTYTTRKDYIVLRTSSIHIQSHWRGRLARELYKYKRKEVAAVKIQKNLRRQLARRAYTDIRISALVVQTGFRAMAARKDFRFREQTKAATVIQTCWRCHRAVSYYKKLKKASVISQSRWRGRTVKNSEAATIIQAYWRRYRAVSYYKKLKKASAISQCTWRRRTAGKKHSNVKMAIRETGSDEEENYKLEKQVEELRCCFPSEKHPKMDLEEAKAQEIDVSWFSLQTSQNKVDETNALPPEEHCAALRTIAVHPAVIETSTPISDSKKVENLNAEVKKLKALLLSEKQRADNFERTYAEVCKLSEKRRRKLEETERRVYQLQASLNKMLYSMSDQFAELKMILYASSNSNSTSLPIKIDVQADVAPDNSDASSSDSDFTFPVPALTSVDFSSPDPNAFQLIVQDLSTTEISGSDNGDKEGAFDDFF, from the exons ATG GGAATGCCGGCGAATGTGGAAATTGGTTCTCATGTTTGGGTTGAAGATCCTGAAGTAGCTTGGATAGATGGAATTGTAATTAATATTGAACAAGATCAAGTTGAGGTTCAAACTAGTGATGGAAAGACA GTTGCTGTAAGTTCATCGAGGATTTATCCGAATGATGTGGAGGCTCCTTCCGGTGGAGTTGATGACATGACTAGGCTGCAGTATTTGCATGAGCCTGCAGTCCTTCACAATTTGGCAACTAGATATGAAATCAATGAAATTTAT ACTTATAGCGGAAACATTCTAATTGCTGTCAATCCGTTTCAACCACTCTCACATTTATACGATGATTACATGATGGAGCGATATAAAGGAGCCCCGATTGAAGGACTAAGCCCTCATGTTTTTACAATTGCTGATGTTGCATATAG GGAAATGATCAAAGAGGGTAGAAGCAACTCAATTCTGGTCAGCGGTGAAAGTGGGGCTGGTAAGACCGAAACAACTAAAATGCTCATGCGCTACCTTGCATATTTGGGTGGCCATTCTGGTGCTGAAGGACGGACTGTTGAACAGCAAGTTCTAGaa TCAAATCCAGTTCTTGAAGCATTTGGCAACGCGAAGActgctaaaaataacaattctaG CCGTTTTGGAAAATTTGTTGAGATCCAGTTTGATAAGAAGGGAAGAATATCTGGAGCAGCTATCAGAACTTATCTTCTCGAGAGGTCTCGTGTTTGCCAAATTTCTGACCCAGAGCGCAACTATCACTGTTTTTACCTTTTATGTGCTGCACCACAAGAG GAGATTGAGAAATATAAGCTGGGAAATCCCAAGTCTTTTCACTACCTTAATCAATCCAATTGCTATGAGCTGGTTGGTGTTAGTGATGCCCAAGAGTATATCACCACTAGGAGAGCCATGGATGTTGTGGGGATAAATGTGAAAGAGCAG GATGCTATTTTCAGAGTTGTGGCTGCGATTCTTCATCTCGGTAATATCAATTTTGACAAGGATGAAGACATTGATTCAGCTGTAGTAAAAGATGAGCAATCCCTATTTCATCTTCAAATGACAGCAGAGCTTCTCAT GTGCGATCCTCTTTCATTGGAAGATGCACTATGCAAGCGTGTAATGATAACCCCAGAAGAAATCATCAAGAGAAGTCTTGATCCTCATGCTGCAGCAGTCAGCAGGGATGGTTTGGCCAAGACAATATATTCTCGCTTGTTTGAGTG GTTGGTGGATAAAATTAATGTCTCCATTGGGCAAGATCCTAACTCAAAGTGCCTGATTGGGATCCTTGACATTTATGGTTTCGAAAGCTTTAAGGCTAACAG TTTCGAACAGTTTTGCATTAATTTTACAAATGAAAAGCTGCAACAACACTTCAACCAG CATGTATTCAAGATGGAGCAAGAGCAGTATGCAAAAGAGGAAATCAGTTGGAACTATGTGGAATTTGTTGATAATCAAGATGTTCTGGATCTTATTGAGAAG AAACCGGGTGGGATAATTGCTCTACTTGACGAAGCATg CATGTTTCCAAAATCAACTCACGAGACATTTGCACAAAAGCTCTACCAAACATTCAAAGACCATAAGCGGTTCATCAAGCCAAAATTGACTCGCTCGGATTTTACCATTGTTCATTATGCTGGAGAG GTTCAATATCAGTCTGGTCAATTTTtagacaaaaacaaatactacgTGGTTGCTGAACATCAAGATTTGTTGAGTGCTTCAAAATGCTCTTTTATAGCAGGCCTCTTTCCTCCACTTTCAGAGGAGTCAGCCAAACCATCCAAGTTCTCATCCATTTGTTCCCGTTTTAAG ATCCAACTACAGCAATTGATGGATATACTGAATTCCACAGAGCCATACTACATTAGATGTGTGAaaccaaataatttattaaaacctGCCACATTTGACAATATCAATGTCATTCAACAGTTACGTTCTGGT GGAGTTCTAGAGGTAATCAGAATCAAATGTGCCGGTTACCCTGCTCATAGGACCTTCTCTGAATTCCTAATTCGATTTGGTATTCTTGCTCCAGAGATTTTTAAAGGGAA CAGTTATGAAGAAAAGGTGGCATGCAAATGGATTCTGGAAAAGATGGAGCTCAAAGGATATCTG ATGGGGAAAACAAAGTTGTTTCTAAGATCTGAACAGATGGCTGAGCTAGATGCAAAAAAAGCAAGATTACTTCGCAACTCAGCTACAGTTATCCAAAGGCACATTAGAACTTACACTACTCGTAAAGATTACATTGTATTGCGGACGTCCTCTATTCATATACAATCTCATTGGAGAG GAAGGCTTGCTCGTGAATTATACAAGTACAAGCGAAAGGAGGTGGCAGCtgtcaaaattcaaaagaatttgcgAAGACAATTGGCCAGAAGGGCATATACCGATATTAGAATATCTGCACTTGTGGTGCAAACAGGTTTTCGGGCAATGGCTGCACGTAAGGATTTCAGATTTAGAGAGCAAACCAAGGCAGCAACTGTTATTCAG ACTTGTTGGCGCTGTCATAGAGCTGTGTCATACTATAAGAAGCTGAAGAAAGCATCAGTTATTTCACAAAGCAGATGGAGGGGAAGAACGGTCAAGAATTCAGAGGCCGCAACTATCATTCAG GCTTACTGGCGTCGCTATAGAGCTGTGTCTTACtataagaaactaaaaaaagcaTCAGCTATCTCTCAGTGCACATGGAGGAGAAGAACTGCTGGGAAGAAGCATTCAAATGTAAAGATG GCAATAAGAGAAACAGGttcagatgaagaagaaaattataaacttgaaaaacaagTGGAGGAACTCAGATGCTGTTTTCCATCAGAAAAACATCCAAAG ATGGACTTGGAAGAAGCAAAAGCACAAGAAATAGATGTTTCGTGGTTTTCTCTACAAACTTCCCAAAACAAAGTTGATGAAACAAATGCATTGCCTCCGGAGGAACATTGTGCTGCGCTGAGAACAATTGCAGTTCATCCTGCTGTAATAGAAACCTCAACTCCAATCTCAGATTCTAAGAAGGTTGAGAACCTCAATGCTGAAGTGAAAAAATTGAAG GCCTTGTTGTTGTCAGAAAAACAAAGAGCTGATAATTTTGAAAGGACATATGCAGAAGTCTGCAAATTAAGTGAAAAAAGACGCAGAAAACTAGAAGAAACTGAACGAAGAGTCTATCAACTTCAGGCCTCACTGAACAA GATGTTATATTCCATGTCCGATCAATTTGCAGAGCTGAAAATGATCTTATATGCTTCATCAAACTCGAATTCAACTTCCCTGCCCATTAAAATTGATGTTCAGGCTGATGTTGCTCCCGATAACTCTGATGCCTCATCCAGTGACTCTGATTTCACTTTTCCAGTTCCTGCCCTTACCTCAGTTGACTTCTCTTCCCCTGATCCTAATGCTTTCCAGCTGATAGTTCAGGATCTTTCAACAACAGAAATTTCAG GTTCTGATAACGGTGATAAAGAGGGTGCATTTGATGACTTCTTCTGA
- the LOC118049425 gene encoding myosin-9 isoform X3, translating into MGMPANVEIGSHVWVEDPEVAWIDGIVINIEQDQVEVQTSDGKTVAVSSSRIYPNDVEAPSGGVDDMTRLQYLHEPAVLHNLATRYEINEIYTYSGNILIAVNPFQPLSHLYDDYMMERYKGAPIEGLSPHVFTIADVAYREMIKEGRSNSILVSGESGAGKTETTKMLMRYLAYLGGHSGAEGRTVEQQVLESNPVLEAFGNAKTAKNNNSSRFGKFVEIQFDKKGRISGAAIRTYLLERSRVCQISDPERNYHCFYLLCAAPQEEIEKYKLGNPKSFHYLNQSNCYELVGVSDAQEYITTRRAMDVVGINVKEQDAIFRVVAAILHLGNINFDKDEDIDSAVVKDEQSLFHLQMTAELLMCDPLSLEDALCKRVMITPEEIIKRSLDPHAAAVSRDGLAKTIYSRLFEWLVDKINVSIGQDPNSKCLIGILDIYGFESFKANSFEQFCINFTNEKLQQHFNQHVFKMEQEQYAKEEISWNYVEFVDNQDVLDLIEKKPGGIIALLDEACMFPKSTHETFAQKLYQTFKDHKRFIKPKLTRSDFTIVHYAGEVQYQSGQFLDKNKYYVVAEHQDLLSASKCSFIAGLFPPLSEESAKPSKFSSICSRFKIQLQQLMDILNSTEPYYIRCVKPNNLLKPATFDNINVIQQLRSGGVLEVIRIKCAGYPAHRTFSEFLIRFGILAPEIFKGNSYEEKVACKWILEKMELKGYLMGKTKLFLRSEQMAELDAKKARLLRNSATVIQRHIRTYTTRKDYIVLRTSSIHIQSHWRGRLARELYKYKRKEVAAVKIQKNLRRQLARRAYTDIRISALVVQTGFRAMAARKDFRFREQTKAATVIQTCWRCHRAVSYYKKLKKASVISQSRWRGRTVKNSEAATIIQAYWRRYRAVSYYKKLKKASAISQCTWRRRTAGKKHSNVKMAIRETGSDEEENYKLEKQVEELRCCFPSEKHPKMDLEEAKAQEIDVSWFSLQTSQNKVDETNALPPEEHCAALRTIAVHPAVIETSTPISDSKKVENLNAEVKKLKALLLSEKQRADNFERTYAEVCKLSEKRRRKLEETERRVYQLQASLNNVSQDVIFHVRSICRAENDLICFIKLEFNFPAH; encoded by the exons ATG GGAATGCCGGCGAATGTGGAAATTGGTTCTCATGTTTGGGTTGAAGATCCTGAAGTAGCTTGGATAGATGGAATTGTAATTAATATTGAACAAGATCAAGTTGAGGTTCAAACTAGTGATGGAAAGACA GTTGCTGTAAGTTCATCGAGGATTTATCCGAATGATGTGGAGGCTCCTTCCGGTGGAGTTGATGACATGACTAGGCTGCAGTATTTGCATGAGCCTGCAGTCCTTCACAATTTGGCAACTAGATATGAAATCAATGAAATTTAT ACTTATAGCGGAAACATTCTAATTGCTGTCAATCCGTTTCAACCACTCTCACATTTATACGATGATTACATGATGGAGCGATATAAAGGAGCCCCGATTGAAGGACTAAGCCCTCATGTTTTTACAATTGCTGATGTTGCATATAG GGAAATGATCAAAGAGGGTAGAAGCAACTCAATTCTGGTCAGCGGTGAAAGTGGGGCTGGTAAGACCGAAACAACTAAAATGCTCATGCGCTACCTTGCATATTTGGGTGGCCATTCTGGTGCTGAAGGACGGACTGTTGAACAGCAAGTTCTAGaa TCAAATCCAGTTCTTGAAGCATTTGGCAACGCGAAGActgctaaaaataacaattctaG CCGTTTTGGAAAATTTGTTGAGATCCAGTTTGATAAGAAGGGAAGAATATCTGGAGCAGCTATCAGAACTTATCTTCTCGAGAGGTCTCGTGTTTGCCAAATTTCTGACCCAGAGCGCAACTATCACTGTTTTTACCTTTTATGTGCTGCACCACAAGAG GAGATTGAGAAATATAAGCTGGGAAATCCCAAGTCTTTTCACTACCTTAATCAATCCAATTGCTATGAGCTGGTTGGTGTTAGTGATGCCCAAGAGTATATCACCACTAGGAGAGCCATGGATGTTGTGGGGATAAATGTGAAAGAGCAG GATGCTATTTTCAGAGTTGTGGCTGCGATTCTTCATCTCGGTAATATCAATTTTGACAAGGATGAAGACATTGATTCAGCTGTAGTAAAAGATGAGCAATCCCTATTTCATCTTCAAATGACAGCAGAGCTTCTCAT GTGCGATCCTCTTTCATTGGAAGATGCACTATGCAAGCGTGTAATGATAACCCCAGAAGAAATCATCAAGAGAAGTCTTGATCCTCATGCTGCAGCAGTCAGCAGGGATGGTTTGGCCAAGACAATATATTCTCGCTTGTTTGAGTG GTTGGTGGATAAAATTAATGTCTCCATTGGGCAAGATCCTAACTCAAAGTGCCTGATTGGGATCCTTGACATTTATGGTTTCGAAAGCTTTAAGGCTAACAG TTTCGAACAGTTTTGCATTAATTTTACAAATGAAAAGCTGCAACAACACTTCAACCAG CATGTATTCAAGATGGAGCAAGAGCAGTATGCAAAAGAGGAAATCAGTTGGAACTATGTGGAATTTGTTGATAATCAAGATGTTCTGGATCTTATTGAGAAG AAACCGGGTGGGATAATTGCTCTACTTGACGAAGCATg CATGTTTCCAAAATCAACTCACGAGACATTTGCACAAAAGCTCTACCAAACATTCAAAGACCATAAGCGGTTCATCAAGCCAAAATTGACTCGCTCGGATTTTACCATTGTTCATTATGCTGGAGAG GTTCAATATCAGTCTGGTCAATTTTtagacaaaaacaaatactacgTGGTTGCTGAACATCAAGATTTGTTGAGTGCTTCAAAATGCTCTTTTATAGCAGGCCTCTTTCCTCCACTTTCAGAGGAGTCAGCCAAACCATCCAAGTTCTCATCCATTTGTTCCCGTTTTAAG ATCCAACTACAGCAATTGATGGATATACTGAATTCCACAGAGCCATACTACATTAGATGTGTGAaaccaaataatttattaaaacctGCCACATTTGACAATATCAATGTCATTCAACAGTTACGTTCTGGT GGAGTTCTAGAGGTAATCAGAATCAAATGTGCCGGTTACCCTGCTCATAGGACCTTCTCTGAATTCCTAATTCGATTTGGTATTCTTGCTCCAGAGATTTTTAAAGGGAA CAGTTATGAAGAAAAGGTGGCATGCAAATGGATTCTGGAAAAGATGGAGCTCAAAGGATATCTG ATGGGGAAAACAAAGTTGTTTCTAAGATCTGAACAGATGGCTGAGCTAGATGCAAAAAAAGCAAGATTACTTCGCAACTCAGCTACAGTTATCCAAAGGCACATTAGAACTTACACTACTCGTAAAGATTACATTGTATTGCGGACGTCCTCTATTCATATACAATCTCATTGGAGAG GAAGGCTTGCTCGTGAATTATACAAGTACAAGCGAAAGGAGGTGGCAGCtgtcaaaattcaaaagaatttgcgAAGACAATTGGCCAGAAGGGCATATACCGATATTAGAATATCTGCACTTGTGGTGCAAACAGGTTTTCGGGCAATGGCTGCACGTAAGGATTTCAGATTTAGAGAGCAAACCAAGGCAGCAACTGTTATTCAG ACTTGTTGGCGCTGTCATAGAGCTGTGTCATACTATAAGAAGCTGAAGAAAGCATCAGTTATTTCACAAAGCAGATGGAGGGGAAGAACGGTCAAGAATTCAGAGGCCGCAACTATCATTCAG GCTTACTGGCGTCGCTATAGAGCTGTGTCTTACtataagaaactaaaaaaagcaTCAGCTATCTCTCAGTGCACATGGAGGAGAAGAACTGCTGGGAAGAAGCATTCAAATGTAAAGATG GCAATAAGAGAAACAGGttcagatgaagaagaaaattataaacttgaaaaacaagTGGAGGAACTCAGATGCTGTTTTCCATCAGAAAAACATCCAAAG ATGGACTTGGAAGAAGCAAAAGCACAAGAAATAGATGTTTCGTGGTTTTCTCTACAAACTTCCCAAAACAAAGTTGATGAAACAAATGCATTGCCTCCGGAGGAACATTGTGCTGCGCTGAGAACAATTGCAGTTCATCCTGCTGTAATAGAAACCTCAACTCCAATCTCAGATTCTAAGAAGGTTGAGAACCTCAATGCTGAAGTGAAAAAATTGAAG GCCTTGTTGTTGTCAGAAAAACAAAGAGCTGATAATTTTGAAAGGACATATGCAGAAGTCTGCAAATTAAGTGAAAAAAGACGCAGAAAACTAGAAGAAACTGAACGAAGAGTCTATCAACTTCAGGCCTCACTGAACAA CGTGTCTCAGGATGTTATATTCCATGTCCGATCAATTTGCAGAGCTGAAAATGATCTTATATGCTTCATCAAACTCGAATTCAACTTCCCTGCCCATTAA